One segment of Salvelinus alpinus chromosome 1, SLU_Salpinus.1, whole genome shotgun sequence DNA contains the following:
- the LOC139570203 gene encoding uncharacterized protein — MVQVQTLNNMEELRGSRFGRPSPRHGLKLLFWFAKDYIVIKNDNQIVANYNPNKGDFGFHHFQNRLQCDNNICKKLLPDGGYPFYEVGNLHLPASDSMPEYVRKGYTHHIDTSNMDRLIISMRPDMTVDKVYVTQHEDLRSFDPVNTYCISRELLMTIRGQSLEIFLKEAGYSTHEKNVIMHQGIAPRESGDTRNDMEGGSRAAPRAAPRAPPRAAPGFWDSYCTIL, encoded by the coding sequence ATGGTTCAGGTTCAGACATTGAACAATATGGAGGAGCTGAGAGGTTCTAGGTTTGGTCGTCCCTCACCGAGGCACGGACTCAAGCTCCTTTTCTGGTTCGCCAAAGATTACATCGTCATCAAAAATGACAACCAGATAGTTGCAAATTACAACCCCAACAAGGGAGACTTTGGTTTCCATCACTTCCAGAACAGACTTCAGTGTGACAACAACATCTGCAAGAAGCTGCTTCCTGATGGTGGCTACCCATTCTATGAGGTGGGCAACCTCCACCTCCCAGCATCTGATTCCATGCCTGAGTACGTCAGGAAGGGTTACACTCATCACATAGATACCAGCAACATGGACCGCCTCATCATCAGTATGCGTCCAGACATGACAGTGGATAAGGTCTATGTGACCCAGCACGAGGACCTGAGGAGCTTCGACCCGGTCAACACATATTGCATCAGCAGGGAGTTGCTCATGACCATACGTGGCCAATCATTGGAGATCTTCCTGAAAGAGGCGGGCTATTCCACCCATGAGAAAAATGTAATTATGCATCAGGGCATCGCCCCCAGGGAGTCTGGGGATACCAGAAATGATATGGAAGGTGGATCCAGAGCTGCACCCAGAGCTGCACCCAGAGCTCCACCCAGAGCTGCACCAGGATTCTGGGAtagctactgtaccatactgtaa